In the genome of Haloferax mediterranei ATCC 33500, one region contains:
- a CDS encoding DUF4129 domain-containing protein: MNRSHVVALLITVFALAVLGVAAGTLESAHPANPNQAGSADTPVTFHEQEGKAKQTDSPGGQPIINLVFPETDVTNGLDSSAQPGSALSRLGVGVALLVVGAILVLWRLTSDDSHTDVVADDELVTPVDEPEPYTPVADARDVPPTNDVYRAWQAMVSSLGSADKPHETPTKLAQTAIQAGFPASDVHSITEVFCAVRYGGTSPTNEREQRARDAFASIRQADGYSTGSGSSTDSAESDMSAVSSQSDTSPLSPDP, translated from the coding sequence ATGAATCGGTCCCACGTCGTTGCCCTCCTCATTACCGTGTTCGCTCTCGCGGTCCTCGGCGTCGCTGCAGGTACACTCGAATCTGCACACCCAGCCAACCCGAATCAAGCGGGGTCCGCGGACACCCCGGTAACGTTCCACGAGCAAGAAGGAAAAGCCAAACAAACAGACAGCCCTGGTGGACAACCAATCATTAATCTCGTGTTTCCCGAGACGGATGTGACAAATGGCCTCGACAGCAGTGCTCAACCTGGCAGTGCCCTCTCTCGACTTGGTGTCGGTGTCGCCCTTCTCGTTGTCGGCGCGATACTCGTTTTGTGGCGACTTACGAGCGATGATTCCCACACTGATGTCGTTGCCGACGACGAGTTGGTGACGCCCGTCGACGAACCGGAGCCATACACGCCAGTCGCAGACGCCCGAGATGTACCGCCCACAAACGATGTCTATCGCGCGTGGCAGGCGATGGTCTCGTCACTCGGTTCAGCGGACAAACCGCACGAGACGCCGACGAAACTGGCACAGACTGCAATACAGGCTGGCTTCCCTGCGTCCGACGTACACTCGATTACTGAGGTGTTCTGTGCAGTGCGATACGGTGGGACGTCCCCAACTAATGAGCGCGAACAGCGTGCTCGTGATGCATTTGCGTCGATTCGGCAGGCTGACGGATATTCGACTGGGTCCGGTTCTTCTACCGACTCGGCTGAGTCGGATATGTCTGCTGTCTCATCTCAGTCTGACACTTCTCCTCTCTCACCGGACCCATGA